One window of the Streptomyces asoensis genome contains the following:
- the rapZ gene encoding RNase adapter RapZ, translating into MTEHDAHPTADQEQAPTTVPTAAPQQGPREPGEDSTTHPAVPDSPQQEVRQEDGAQVSTDVTPPGIPDAAIPELVIISGMSGAGRSTAAKCLEDLGWFVVDNLPPALIPTMVELGARSQGNVARIAVVVDVRGRRFFDNLRESLADLESRSVTRRIVFLESSDDALVRRFESVRRPHPLQGDGRIVDGIDAERELLRELRGDADLVIDTSSLNVHELRAKMDAQFAGDEEPELRATVMSFGFKYGLPVDADLVVDMRFLPNPHWVPELRPYTGLNEEVSAYVLNQPGAKEFLDRYAELLQLVAAGYRREGKRYVTIAVGCTGGKHRSVAMSEKLAARLAAEGVETVVVHRDMGRE; encoded by the coding sequence ATGACCGAGCACGACGCACACCCCACAGCGGACCAGGAACAGGCGCCCACTACTGTGCCCACAGCCGCGCCCCAGCAGGGACCCAGGGAACCAGGCGAGGATTCCACCACGCACCCCGCGGTCCCCGACAGCCCTCAGCAAGAAGTACGTCAGGAAGACGGAGCACAGGTGAGTACGGACGTCACGCCGCCCGGGATCCCCGATGCGGCCATCCCCGAGCTGGTGATCATCTCCGGCATGTCCGGGGCCGGCCGCTCGACGGCAGCCAAGTGTCTGGAGGACCTCGGCTGGTTCGTCGTCGACAACCTCCCGCCCGCCCTGATCCCCACCATGGTGGAGCTGGGCGCCCGCTCCCAGGGCAACGTGGCGCGGATCGCGGTCGTCGTCGACGTCCGCGGCCGGCGCTTCTTCGACAACCTCCGCGAGTCCCTCGCCGACCTCGAGTCGAGGAGCGTCACCCGGCGGATCGTCTTCCTGGAGTCCTCCGACGACGCCCTGGTGCGCCGCTTCGAGTCCGTGCGCCGCCCGCACCCCCTCCAGGGCGACGGCCGCATCGTCGACGGTATCGACGCCGAGCGCGAGCTGCTGCGGGAGCTGCGCGGCGACGCCGACCTGGTGATCGACACCTCCAGCCTCAACGTGCACGAACTGCGCGCCAAGATGGACGCCCAGTTCGCCGGTGACGAGGAGCCCGAGCTGCGGGCCACCGTGATGTCCTTCGGCTTCAAGTACGGCCTGCCGGTCGACGCCGACCTGGTCGTGGACATGCGCTTCCTGCCCAACCCGCACTGGGTCCCGGAGCTGCGCCCCTACACCGGCCTGAACGAGGAGGTGTCCGCGTACGTCCTCAACCAGCCCGGCGCCAAGGAGTTCCTCGACCGGTACGCCGAGCTCCTCCAGCTGGTCGCCGCGGGCTACCGCCGGGAGGGCAAGCGCTATGTGACCATCGCGGTCGGCTGTACGGGCGGCAAGCACCGCTCGGTGGCCATGTCGGAGAAGCTCGCCGCGCGTCTCGCGGCCGAGGGCGTGGAGACGGTGGTCGTGCACCGGGACATGGGACGGGAATGA
- the uvrC gene encoding excinuclease ABC subunit UvrC has protein sequence MADPSSYRPKPGQIPDSPGVYRFRDEHRRVIYVGKAKSLRQRLANYFQDLSGLHPRTRTMVTTAASVEWTVVSTEVEALQLEYSWIKEYDPRFNVKYRDDKSYPYLAVTMNEEFPRVQVMRGHKKKGVRYFGPYAHAWAIRDTVDLLLRVFPVRTCSAGVFKNAARTGRPCLLGYIGKCSAPCVGRVSAEEHGELSEEFCDFMAGRTGTYLRRLEKQMMEAAEEMEYERAARLRDDIEALKKAMEKNAVVLADATDADLIAVAEDELEAAVQIFHVRGGRVRGQRGWVTDKVEDVTTGALVEHALQQLYGEERGDSVPKEVLVPALPEPVEPVQEWLTERRGSNVSLRIPQRGDKKALMETVERNAQQALVLHKTRRASDLTTRSRALEEIAEALDLDSAPLRIECYDISHLQGDDVVASMVVFEDGLQRKSEYRRFQIKGFEGQDDVRSMHEVITRRFRRYIAEKERTGEWTDGENPLADTNGTPLTDAPLTDATEAPLTSSLKDDDGRPKRFAYPPQLVVVDGGQPQVAAAKRALDELGIDDIAVCGLAKRLEEVWVPDDDDPVVLPRSSEGLYLLQRVRDEAHRFAITYQRTKRAKRFRAGPLDEVPGLGETRKQALIKHFGSVKRLRAATIDQICEVPGIGRKTAETIAAALARAASPAPAVNTATGEIIDDEEPDTTAGSPGDPVTTGAPEERRGQET, from the coding sequence ATGGCCGACCCCTCCAGCTACCGCCCCAAGCCGGGACAGATCCCGGACTCCCCCGGGGTGTACCGATTCCGCGACGAGCACCGCCGGGTGATCTACGTCGGGAAGGCGAAGAGCCTGCGCCAGCGCCTGGCGAACTACTTCCAGGACCTCTCCGGCCTCCACCCGCGCACCCGCACCATGGTGACCACGGCCGCGTCGGTGGAGTGGACGGTGGTGTCCACGGAGGTCGAGGCGCTCCAGCTGGAGTACTCCTGGATCAAGGAGTACGACCCCCGGTTCAACGTCAAGTACCGCGACGACAAGAGCTATCCCTACCTCGCGGTGACGATGAACGAGGAGTTCCCGCGCGTCCAGGTGATGCGCGGGCACAAGAAGAAGGGCGTCAGGTATTTCGGGCCGTACGCGCACGCGTGGGCGATCCGGGACACCGTCGACCTGCTGCTGCGGGTCTTCCCCGTGCGCACCTGCTCCGCCGGCGTCTTCAAGAACGCCGCCCGCACCGGCCGGCCCTGTCTGCTCGGCTACATCGGCAAGTGCTCCGCGCCGTGCGTCGGCCGGGTCTCCGCCGAGGAGCACGGCGAACTCTCCGAGGAGTTCTGCGACTTCATGGCCGGCCGCACCGGGACCTACCTCCGTCGGCTGGAGAAGCAGATGATGGAGGCGGCCGAGGAGATGGAGTACGAGCGGGCCGCCCGTCTGCGCGACGACATCGAGGCCCTGAAGAAGGCCATGGAGAAGAACGCGGTCGTGCTCGCGGACGCGACCGACGCCGATCTGATCGCGGTCGCCGAGGACGAGCTGGAGGCGGCCGTCCAGATCTTCCACGTCCGCGGCGGACGAGTCCGCGGCCAGCGCGGCTGGGTGACCGACAAGGTCGAGGACGTCACGACCGGCGCCCTCGTCGAGCACGCCCTCCAGCAGCTGTACGGCGAGGAGCGGGGCGACTCCGTCCCCAAGGAGGTCCTGGTCCCGGCCCTTCCCGAGCCTGTCGAACCCGTGCAGGAGTGGCTCACCGAGCGCCGCGGGTCCAACGTGTCGCTGCGTATCCCGCAGCGGGGCGACAAGAAGGCCCTGATGGAGACCGTCGAGCGCAACGCGCAGCAGGCGCTCGTCCTGCACAAGACCAGGCGCGCCTCCGACCTGACCACGCGCTCGCGTGCCCTGGAGGAGATCGCCGAGGCCCTCGACCTGGACAGCGCGCCGCTCCGGATCGAGTGCTACGACATCTCGCACCTCCAGGGCGACGACGTGGTGGCCTCCATGGTCGTCTTCGAGGACGGCCTCCAGCGCAAGAGCGAGTACCGCCGCTTCCAGATCAAGGGCTTCGAGGGCCAGGACGACGTCCGCTCCATGCATGAGGTGATCACCCGCCGCTTCAGGCGCTACATCGCCGAGAAGGAGCGGACGGGGGAGTGGACCGACGGCGAGAACCCGCTCGCCGACACCAACGGGACGCCCCTCACCGATGCGCCCCTCACCGACGCCACCGAAGCGCCCCTCACCAGCAGCCTCAAGGACGATGACGGCCGCCCCAAGCGCTTCGCCTACCCGCCTCAGCTCGTCGTCGTCGACGGTGGACAGCCGCAGGTCGCGGCGGCCAAGCGGGCGCTGGACGAGCTGGGCATCGACGACATCGCCGTCTGCGGCCTCGCCAAGCGCCTGGAAGAGGTCTGGGTGCCGGACGACGACGACCCGGTCGTCCTGCCCCGCAGCAGCGAGGGTCTCTATCTGCTCCAGCGCGTCCGCGACGAGGCGCACCGCTTCGCCATCACCTACCAGCGCACCAAGCGGGCCAAGCGCTTCCGTGCCGGCCCCCTGGACGAGGTGCCCGGCCTCGGCGAGACACGCAAACAGGCACTGATCAAGCACTTCGGCTCGGTGAAGAGGCTCCGGGCCGCGACGATCGACCAGATCTGCGAGGTTCCGGGCATAGGCCGCAAGACGGCCGAGACCATCGCCGCGGCCCTCGCCCGGGCGGCATCGCCCGCCCCCGCCGTGAACACGGCGACCGGAGAGATCATTGATGATGAGGAACCCGATACGACGGCGGGTTCCCCCGGAGATCCCGTGACGACGGGCGCCCCGGAAGAACGACGGGGGCAGGAGACATGA